The window CTCCTGCGCGCTCGCGCTGGGCACGGTCAGGCCGGCGGTGGTGCCGTCGTTGTTGACGGCGCTGCCGCGGATGACGCCGTAGACGCGGTCGCCGTCGGCGAGGGCGGCCTCCAGCGGCTTCAGGACGAGGACGCCGGCGCCCTCACCGGGGACGAACCCGTTGGCGCGGGCGTCGAAGGTGTAGGTGACACCGTCCGGGGAGAGCGCGCCGAAACGTTCCTCCGTGGTGGCGTTCTCCGTCAGCAGGTTCAGGTTCACACCCGCCGCGAGCGCCGTCGTCGACTCGCCGGCCCGCAGGCTCTCGCACGCCAGGTGCACCGCGACCAGCGAGGAGGACTGCGCCGAGTCCACCGTCAGGCTCGGGCCCGTCAGGCCCAGGTAGTAGGAGACCCGGTTCGCGATGACACCGCGGTTGACGCCGGTCATCGTGTGCTGGGTGATGGCCTCCGTGCCGTACTGGTACAGCAGGTTCGTCCAGTCGTCGCGCAGCGTGCCGACGAACACCGACGTCCGGCTGCCGCGCAGGGTCGCCGGGACGATGCCCGCGTCCTCCAACGCCTCCCACGCCAGCTCCAGCACCAGGCGCTGCTGCGGGTCCATCGCCGCCGCCTCGCGCGGCGAGATGCCGAAGAAGCGGGCGTCGAAGAGGTCCACGCCGTCCAGGAACGCGCCGCGCCCCGGACCGTCGCCCGGGGCGGCCGATCCGTCCTCGGGCACGCCCCACCGGCCCGGCGGCACCTCGGCCACCGCGTCGGACCCGCTCCGCAGGAGCTCCCAGAACGCGGCCGGGCTCTCGGCTCCGGGAAGCCGGCAGGACAGCCCCACGACAGCGATCTGCTCCACCTTCTCGGTGCGCGCCCCGGCTGCTACAGGATTCTGCTCACTGGTCACCACGCTCGGCTGCCCTTTCCTGGGATTACTGCGCCCGGTTTGCTGCGCCTGGATTCACCGCTCCTGCTGGATATCCGGCCCATGTCACGTCACGAAAATCCAGTCCTCGACAGGCTAGTAAAGGCAGGTTCACGAACAGTCATGGACCGGTAACTCCCCTCGTTGGAACGCCTGATGAGCGGTCCGTTGCCACACAATGAGCGGCCGGTGGAACGCCTGCGGATACCTTCGGTGCGGGCTTACGCGAAGCAAATGGCGGGACGATTCCCGCATTCGCTTTCCGGGGGCTCGAGGTGGGCTGTAGTGATATGCGAATTCAAGGAGAGCTGATCGCTGTGAGTGCTGCATCTTCCCAAGGGGTCACCCCCGGATCCGCCGGAAACGTGACCGGAGGTCGCGCGGTCGTCCTCGGCGGGAGCATGGCCGGCCTCTTCTCGGCCCGCGCCCTCTCCGAGAACTTCGCGGAGGTCGTCGTCGTCGACCGTGACGAGCTGACCGGTCCGAACGACCTGCGCCGAGGCCTTCCCCAGGGCCACCACCTGCACGGCCTCCTCGCCCGCGGCCAGCAGATCGCCGAGGAGTACTTCCCCGGACTCACCGAGGAGATGAAGGCCGCCGGCGCGCAGCTCGGCGACGTGGCCGACGACGTCCGCTGGATCATCAACGGAAAGCGGCTCCAGAAGGTCGAGTCGGGCCTCTTCGCCCTCACCTCCGGCCGCCCGTTCCTGGAGCGCCACGTACGCAACCGCGTGCTCGCCCTCCCGCAGGTCAGCTTCCTGGAGCAGTCCGACATCCTGCGCCTGACGACCACCGAGGACCGCCGCGAGGTCACCGGCGTCGTCGTCCGCCGCCAGGACGGCACCGAGGAGACCCTCCAGGCCGACCTCGTCGTCGACGCCACCGGCCGTGGCTCGCGCACCTCCGTGTGGCTCCAGGAATTCGGCTTCGACGCCGTCGAGGAGGAGAAGCACAAGATCGGCCTCGGCTACACCACCCGCTACTACCGGGTCCCGGACGAGGCCTTCGAGGGCAACATCTCCATCAACACCGTCGCCTCCGCGGGCATACCGCGCGGCGCGATCTGCCAGAAGATCGACGGCGGCCGCTCCATCGTCACCGCCTACGGCATCCTCGGCGACCACCCGGCCACCACCCCCGACGGCTTCCTCGACTTCATCAAGTCGCTCGCCGCCCCCGACATCTACGAGGTCCTCCAGGTCTCCGAGCCGCTCGACGAGCCGGTCGCCTACAAGTTCCCGACCAACCTGCGCCGCCACTACCAGCGCATGAGCGACTTCCCCACCGGTCTGCTCGTCATCGGCGACGCCGTCTGCTCCTTCAACCCGAGCTACGCCCAGGGCATGACCGTCGCCGCCCTCGGCTCCCTCGTCCTGCGCCGTCACACGGCCGAGGCACAGCGCCCCGACCCGATCGCGTACTTCAAGGACCTCGCCGCCGACGCCATCGACGGCTGCTGGGAGATGGCCGTCGGCGCCGACCTCAGCTTCCCCGAGGTCGAGGGCGAGCGCACCGAGGAGGTCCAGCAGGCCCACGCGTTCATCGCGCAGGTCCAGGAGGCCGCCTCGCGCGACGCCGTCGTCGCCCGCGCCTACTCCCGCGTCATCGGCCTCGTCGACTCGCCGGCCGTCCTGCACGAGCCGGAGATCGAGGCCGCCATCGCGGCGGCGTCGACGCAGGGGTGACCATGACCGCGATCACCCTGGGCGACCTCACCTTCGACGTCGAGGTGAGCGGACCGGCCGACGGCGTCCCCGTCCTGCTCCTGCACGGATTCCCCCACAACAAGGAGTCCTGGACCGAGACCGCCCCCCTGCTGCACGCGGCCGGGCTGCGCACCGTCGCGCCCGACCAGCGCGGCTACTCCGACGGCGCCCGGCCGACCGAGGTGGAGGCGTACCGTCTCGAACACCTCGCCGCCGACGCGCTCGGCGTGCTCGACGCCCTGGGCATCACCTCCGCCCACGTCGTCGGCCACGACTGGGGCGCGGCCGTCGCCTGGTACCTGGCGGCCCACCACGCCGAGCGGGTGCGGACCCTGACCGCCCTGGCCATCCCGCACCTCGACGCGTACCAGCACGCCTACCGCGTCGACGAGGAGCAGCAGCACAGCTCCCAGTACGTGGAGTTCCTCGTCTCCGAGGGCGCCGCCGCGCACTTCCTCGCCGACGACGGCGCGCAGCTGTACGCCTGGTTCACCCAGGCCGGCGAGGGCGTCCTGACCGACGCCCAGATCGAGCGCTACGTCACCACGCACCGCAAGCCGGGTGTGCTCGACGCCGCCCTCAACTGGTACCGGGCCAACAACCTCCTCGGCGACGACCTCGGCTTCGGCCCGGTCCCCGTCCCGACGACCTTCGTCTACAGCCGCACCGACACGGCCGTCAGCGAACTGGCCGTCGACAAGACCGCCGACCACGTCACCGGCCCCTACCGGCTGGTGACCCTGGAGAAGACCTCCCACTGGCAACCGCAGCAGGACCCCGACACGGTCGCCGCGGAGATCATCCGGCGGGTCCGCACGGCCCCCTAGCGACTCCAACAGAAAAATGATGAAGGGATAACCATGTCTTCGAACACCGCCGCTCCCGCGGTGGAGTTGCGGGCCGGGCCGCGGGAGTGGTTCGGACTCCTCGTCCTGCTGCTGCCGGTGACTCTGATGACGGCCGACCTCGGCGTGCTGTGGCTGGCCACCCCGTACGTCACGGCCGACCTGCGGCCCACCAGCTCGCAGCTGCTCTGGACCACGGACATCTACGGGTTCCTCACCTGCGGGTTCCTGGTCGTCATGGGTACCCTCGGGGACCGGATCGGGCGCCGCAGGCTGCTGATCCTGGGCTCCGTCGGCGTGATCGTCGCCTCGCTGCTCGCCGCGTACTCCACCAGCCCGGAGATGCTCATCTTCGCGCGGGCCCTGCTGGGTGTCGCCGGCGCGGCGGTGCTCCCGTCGACGCTCTCGCTGATCATCCACATGTTCAAGGACGCCCGTCAGCGGGCGACCGCCATCGCCACCTGGGTCACGGCCCTGTCCGTCGGCATCGCGATCGGCCCCGTCATCGGCGGTGTGCTGCTCGACCAGTGGTGGTGGGGTTCCGTCTTCCTGATGGGCGTCCCGGTCATGCTGGTGCCGCTGCTGCTCGCGCCGGTGCTGCTGCCCGAGTACAAGGACCCGGGCGCCGGGAAGATCGACCTGGCCAGCGTCGTCCTCTTCCTCGCCGCGATCCTGCCGATCGTCTACGCCGTCAAGAAGTTCGCCGAGACCGGCTTCAGCGTCGGCAACCTCGCCGCCCTCCTCATCGGCGCCGTCTTCACGATCGTCTTCGTCCGCCGGCAGAACTCCCTGGACGTCCCGCTGCTCGACATGCGGCTGTTCAAGACCCGCGCCTTCACCGGCGCGCTGCTGACCCTGCTGTTCGGCATGATGGCGCTCAACGGCGTCGAGTACCTGGTCCCGCAGTACCTGCTGGTGTCCGGCGGGCTCAGCCCGCTCGCCGCCGGTCTGTGGCTGCTGCCCGGAGCCGCGGGCCTCATCCTGGGCTCGCAGCTCACCCCGGTGTTCGCCAAGCGGATTCGCCCCGCCTACGTCATCACCGCGGGCCTCGTCGTCACCCTGGCCGGCTTCTGGCTGACCGGGATCGCCGGCCCCGACAAGGACGGCATCGTGCCCGCCGCCCTCGGCCTCGCCGTCATCATGTTCGGCGTCGCCCCGATCAGCGTCCTCGGCACCTCGCTGGCCGCCGGCGCCGCGCCGCCGGAGAAGGCGGGCAGCGCCGCCGCCACCGGCCAGACCGCCTACGACCTCGGCCTCGCGCTCGGCATCGCCGTGACGGGCTCCATCGCCGTCGCCGTCTACCGCGGCCAGGTCGACGACAACGCCCCGGCCGGGATCCCCGCCGAGGCCGCCGAAGCCGCCCGCGACACGGTCGGCGGCGCCACCGACGCCGCCGCCTCGCTGCCGGCCGACCTCGGCGCGCAGCTGGTGACCGTCGCCCGCGACGCCTTCACCTCCGGGTTCCAGGCGACGGCCTGGGTCAGCGCCGGCCTCGCCGTCGTGACCGGCGTCCTCGTGCTGTCCATGCTGCGCCACATCCCCGCCATCGGCGCCGCCGAGGCCCCGGCGGAGGAGGGCAAGGCAGAGGCCGGCGCCGCGCCGGCCGCCCGCGAAGAGTCCACCACCAACGCCTGAAGGGACTGACATGACGACCGAACCCACCACGGCCAACGCCGAGTTCGCCGAGCCGTTCCTGCTGGGCGTCCTGGCCTCCGGCGGTCTCGACGCCGACTACGTGCGCGGCGAGGGCAACACCCTCTACCGCCGCGGCGAGGACGGGCAGGAGATCCCCGTACTCGACTTCGTCGGCGGCTACGGCTCGCTGATGCTCGGGCACAACAACCCCGAGATCAACGCCTACGCCAAGGAACTGCTGGACGCGCAGACGCCCGTCCACGCGCAGTTCTCCCGCCACCCGTACGCCAACGACGTCGCCGAGGTCCTCAACCGGATCCTCCAGCGCGAGCGCGGCGACGACGAGCAGTACTACGCCATCTTCGCCAACAGCGGCGCCGAGGCCGTCGAGGCGGCCATGAAGCACGCCGAGCTCGACCGCGGCCTGCGCCTGGCGGCCCTCACCGAGGAGATCTCCGCGCACGTGGAGGAGGTCCTCACCCGCGTCACCGCCGGCGAGGCCACCGTCGCGCCCGGCGTCGCCGCCTCCATCGAGGACCTCGTCACCGAGGTCGTCGCCCGCAACGAGGCGCAGGCGGCGCGCCAACCCGTCTTCCTCGTCCCCGAGGGCGGCTTCCACGGCAAGCTCGCCGGCAGCGTGCAGCTCACCCACAACGAGGGTTACCGGCTGCCGTTCAAGGCGCTCGCCGCGCAGTCCCGCTTCGTCCCCCGCGACCAGCCGGGCGCCCTGCGCAAGATCATCGACGAGGAGCGGGCGCAGCTGCTCGACCTCGTCGTCGAGGGCGGTCAGGTCCAGGTCGTCGAGCGGGACTTCCCGCTCTTCGTGGCCTTCGTCCTGGAGCCCGTCCTCGGTGAGGGCGGCATCCACGAGCTGACCGTCGAGTTCGCGCGCGAGATCCAGGAGGTCTGCGCCGAGGCCTCGATCCCGCTCGTCATCGACGAGGTGCAGACCGGCATGGGCCGCACCGGCAGCTTCCTGGCCGCGACGCGGCTGGGCCTGCGCGGCGACTACTACACCCTGGCCAAGAGCCTGGGCGGCGGCATCGCCAAGGCCGCGGTGATGCTCGTACGCAAGCCGCTCTACCACGGGCAGTTCGAGCTGGCGCACAGCTCGACCTTCGCCAAGGACAGCTTCTCCTGCTTCATCGCCCTCAAGGTGCTGGAGATCATGGAGCGCGGCGACGGCGAGGTCTACCGGCGCGCCGCCGAGCGCGGCGAGAAGCTCCTGGCGATGCTGCGCGCGGTCCGTGACGACTTCCCCGAGGCGGTCAAGGAGGTGCGCGGCCGGGGCCTGATGCTGGGTCTGGAGTTCCACGACCAGTCGGACTCCGCGTCCGAGCCGCTGCGGGCCGTCGCCCAGAGCGGGTTCTTCGGGTACTTCGTCTCGGGCCACATCCTGCGGGCGCACCGCATCCGCACCTTCCCGACGTCCAGCGCGGTCAACACGCTGCGCTTCGAGCCGTCCGTCTACCTCACCGACGAGGAGATCGACCGGCTGGAGGCGGCCCTGCGCGACGTCTGCGTGATCATCCGTGACACGGACGGGGCGAGCCTCGCGCCGGTCGCCTGACCGCGTGCGGGGTACACGTAAACCAAACCGCTTGTGCTGTTTGAGGGGCTCTCAAGGTCGTTTTTCGGCCACCCTTCCCTCCTGCGGCATGTGAGCCACCCCACAGTGATGCGACCTCCCCCCGGGTCGCAGCACCGCCAGAGGGCTCGGGAGTCCCCCCTCCCGGGCCCTCTGGCCTTTGGTTTTTCAAAAACCCTCGGTACGCGGCGCGTTCGGCCGGCGCGGCGGTGGAGGACCGTACCCGACAACACTTTTGACAAACCGGAGTGTTGGTTTGTAATCTCCTGAACGAGTGAGCATGACGTATCAGCTCGCAGGACCGGGGGAGTTATGCGCTTTCGGATGTTGGGTCCGCTCGAAGTGATGTCCGCTGACCAGCCCGTACCGCTCGGCGGAACCAAGCCGCGCGCCACGCTGGGATACCTGCTCTTACAGGCCAATCAGGTCGTCCCCACGAGCCAACTGCTCACCGCGCTGTGGAGCGCGGACAACGCGCCGGTCACGGCCCGCAAGATCCTCCAGAACGCCGTGTGGGGGCTGCGCGGCATGCTGAACCAGTGCGCGCCCGGCGACGGGGCGCCGGCCGAGCTCGTCACCCGGGCGCCGGGCTACATGATCCGCGTCGATCCGGACCACGTCGACCTGCACCTCTTCCGTCAGCGCGTGCGTCAGGGCCGCGCCCGCCTCGCGGCCGGCGCCCCGCACGAGGCGGCGAACCTCTTCTGCGAGGCCCTGGAGCTGTGGCGGGGACCGGTCCTGTCGGACCTGGTGGAGACCGGCACGATGTGGCCCGAGCTGACGGCCGTGCAGAACACCCGACTCGACGTCCTGGAGGACTACTTCGAGGCGAAGCTGCGCTGCGGCCAGCACTACGCCGTCCTCGGCGAGCTGGAGACCACGGTCGAGGCCGAACCGCTGCGCGAGCGTTCCTCCGGCCAACTGATGCTCGCCCTGTACCGCTGCGGCCGGCAGGCCGACGCGCTCAGCGTCTACAACCGCATCCGCGCCACCCTCGTCGAGGACCTCGGCCTGGAGCCGGGCCACGAACTGCGCAGGCTCCAGCAGGCGATCCTCGCCCACGACCCCGCCCTCAACCTCGCCCCGGCCGCGGTCATCCTCGGCGGTCCCGCCCCGGTCGGCGTACCCGGAGGCCAGGTGCGCCGGCGCGAGGACGCGGCCGCGGCGCGGGGCGCGACCCACGCGCCGACGCCGCTCCCGGAGCACCCGGCCGCCACGCCGGCCGGGGCCGACGCCGGCTGTCCCCTGGACCGCGCCCTCGACCACGCCGCCGACCTGTACGGGGCCGAACGCCCCGCGCAGCACCCCGTCGAGCGCTACGAGGACCCGCGCGAGGAGCGCCCGGAGGAGCGGCGGCGCATGCTGGCCGCCGTCCCCACCCACCCCCGCGGCCTGCTGCCGGCCGACCGCCCGGTCCAGCCCAGGGGAGCGCCGGTGCGCCGGCAGCCCGTCGCCGCCCGCCCGGTGGTCACCGAGCGCCAGCGCATCAGCGTCCTCCTCGTCCAGACCCGGATCACCCCGGACCTGGCGGGCGCCGCGCCCGACTTCCTCGACGAGATGTTCGAGAGCGTCAACGCCGTCGCCCGCCGCCGCATCGAACGGTTCGGCGGGGACGCGGTCACCTCCATCGGAGCCGTCTCGCTCGGCCTGTTCCGGGCCGGTGGCGAGGAGGGCACCGCCGTACGGGCCGTCCGCGCCGCCGCCGCCATCCGCGACCGGCTCACCGACCCCACGACCGACACCGGCCTCACCCCGACCCCCTGGCAGGGCCTCACCCTGCACGCCGCCGTGGCCACCGGGAACGCCCTGGTGCGCTTCCGGCCGGACGACCCCACCGCCGCGCCGTCCGTCAACGGCGCCCTGCTGGACACCTGCCAGTGCCTGCTGGAACTCGCCCCCGCCGGCGAGATCCAGCTCTGCGACGCCACGCGCGAGGCCCTCGGGCCCGCCCTGCGCCTCGATCCGCTCGCGGGATCCTCTCTGGCCGGGGTCTGGGCCGTCTGAATCGCCTTTCGAGGCCGCTCGGGTCCGGCTCGATTCTCCTTGCCCACCGGACTCGAATCCCCTTCACAACCGGAATTGGTCAAGGATTACTCGACGGTGGCGTCTGGCCGATAATTTGTGGTTTCACAGGGACTCACGGCCATTGATTCCACCCCGCCTCCACCAGGTGTGCGGCGTGATGTCGAGTTCCGCGCTCGAGAACCAATTCCTCGTGGAGGTACACGGAATGACCGGAGTTTCCCGCCGCGTGTTCATGAGAAACACCGCGGCCGCCGGCGGCGCGGCCATCGCCCTGGGCGGCTGGGCGGGTGAGGCGTTCGCCGCCGAGCCGACGGCCGCCGCCGGCATCGCCTCGTCGCAGCTGGTCACGGTCACGCCGTCCGACCCGCGCTACGCGAGCCTGGTGGCCGGGGCCAACGGCCGCTGGGTCGGCACGCCCAACTACGTGCTCGTGGCGAGCACGGCCGACCAGGTGGTCCAGGCCGTGCAGGAGACCCTCGACAAGGGTCTGCGGTTCGCCGTCCGAAGCGGTGGCCACTGCTACGAGGACTTCACGAGCAACGCCAACATCCGTGTCCTCATCGACATTTCGGCCATGACCGGGATCTCGCACGACACGGCCCGCGGGGCCATCGCCGTCGACGCCGGTGCCCAGCTGGGCAGCGTCTACCAGACCCTCTACACCAACTGGGGCGTCACCATCCCCGGCGGCACCTGCCCGACCGTCTCGGTCGGCGGCCACATACCCGGTGGTGGTTACGGCCCGCTGGCCCGCTCGCACGGTGTCACCGTCGACCACCTGTACGCCGTCGAGGTCGTGCACGTCGACGCCGGCGGCGTGGCCCGCAAGGTCGTCGCCACCCGCGAGGCGAACGACCCCAACCGTGAGCTGTGGTGGGCCCACACCGGCGCCGGCGGCGGCAGCTACGGCATCGTCACGCGCTACTGGTTCCGCAGCCCGACCGCGACCGGCAACGACCCGACCACCCTGCTCCCGAAGGCCCCCCGCGAGCTGATCGTCTCCGAGGTCGCCTTCTCCTGGAACGGGATGACCGAGGCCGCCTTCACCCGACTGCTGCGCAACTTCACGGCCTGGCACGAGGCCAACGCCTCCGCCACGTCGCCGTACGCGAAGCTCTTCAGCGCCATCAAGCCCCGCCACAAGCTGGCCGGCGAGTTCCTGATGAGCTCGCAGATCGACACCGCCCTGCCCAACGCGGA of the Streptomyces sp. RerS4 genome contains:
- a CDS encoding FAD-dependent monooxygenase translates to MSAASSQGVTPGSAGNVTGGRAVVLGGSMAGLFSARALSENFAEVVVVDRDELTGPNDLRRGLPQGHHLHGLLARGQQIAEEYFPGLTEEMKAAGAQLGDVADDVRWIINGKRLQKVESGLFALTSGRPFLERHVRNRVLALPQVSFLEQSDILRLTTTEDRREVTGVVVRRQDGTEETLQADLVVDATGRGSRTSVWLQEFGFDAVEEEKHKIGLGYTTRYYRVPDEAFEGNISINTVASAGIPRGAICQKIDGGRSIVTAYGILGDHPATTPDGFLDFIKSLAAPDIYEVLQVSEPLDEPVAYKFPTNLRRHYQRMSDFPTGLLVIGDAVCSFNPSYAQGMTVAALGSLVLRRHTAEAQRPDPIAYFKDLAADAIDGCWEMAVGADLSFPEVEGERTEEVQQAHAFIAQVQEAASRDAVVARAYSRVIGLVDSPAVLHEPEIEAAIAAASTQG
- a CDS encoding MFS transporter; the encoded protein is MSSNTAAPAVELRAGPREWFGLLVLLLPVTLMTADLGVLWLATPYVTADLRPTSSQLLWTTDIYGFLTCGFLVVMGTLGDRIGRRRLLILGSVGVIVASLLAAYSTSPEMLIFARALLGVAGAAVLPSTLSLIIHMFKDARQRATAIATWVTALSVGIAIGPVIGGVLLDQWWWGSVFLMGVPVMLVPLLLAPVLLPEYKDPGAGKIDLASVVLFLAAILPIVYAVKKFAETGFSVGNLAALLIGAVFTIVFVRRQNSLDVPLLDMRLFKTRAFTGALLTLLFGMMALNGVEYLVPQYLLVSGGLSPLAAGLWLLPGAAGLILGSQLTPVFAKRIRPAYVITAGLVVTLAGFWLTGIAGPDKDGIVPAALGLAVIMFGVAPISVLGTSLAAGAAPPEKAGSAAATGQTAYDLGLALGIAVTGSIAVAVYRGQVDDNAPAGIPAEAAEAARDTVGGATDAAASLPADLGAQLVTVARDAFTSGFQATAWVSAGLAVVTGVLVLSMLRHIPAIGAAEAPAEEGKAEAGAAPAAREESTTNA
- a CDS encoding alpha/beta hydrolase; amino-acid sequence: MTAITLGDLTFDVEVSGPADGVPVLLLHGFPHNKESWTETAPLLHAAGLRTVAPDQRGYSDGARPTEVEAYRLEHLAADALGVLDALGITSAHVVGHDWGAAVAWYLAAHHAERVRTLTALAIPHLDAYQHAYRVDEEQQHSSQYVEFLVSEGAAAHFLADDGAQLYAWFTQAGEGVLTDAQIERYVTTHRKPGVLDAALNWYRANNLLGDDLGFGPVPVPTTFVYSRTDTAVSELAVDKTADHVTGPYRLVTLEKTSHWQPQQDPDTVAAEIIRRVRTAP
- a CDS encoding AfsR/SARP family transcriptional regulator, with the protein product MSADQPVPLGGTKPRATLGYLLLQANQVVPTSQLLTALWSADNAPVTARKILQNAVWGLRGMLNQCAPGDGAPAELVTRAPGYMIRVDPDHVDLHLFRQRVRQGRARLAAGAPHEAANLFCEALELWRGPVLSDLVETGTMWPELTAVQNTRLDVLEDYFEAKLRCGQHYAVLGELETTVEAEPLRERSSGQLMLALYRCGRQADALSVYNRIRATLVEDLGLEPGHELRRLQQAILAHDPALNLAPAAVILGGPAPVGVPGGQVRRREDAAAARGATHAPTPLPEHPAATPAGADAGCPLDRALDHAADLYGAERPAQHPVERYEDPREERPEERRRMLAAVPTHPRGLLPADRPVQPRGAPVRRQPVAARPVVTERQRISVLLVQTRITPDLAGAAPDFLDEMFESVNAVARRRIERFGGDAVTSIGAVSLGLFRAGGEEGTAVRAVRAAAAIRDRLTDPTTDTGLTPTPWQGLTLHAAVATGNALVRFRPDDPTAAPSVNGALLDTCQCLLELAPAGEIQLCDATREALGPALRLDPLAGSSLAGVWAV
- a CDS encoding aminotransferase class III-fold pyridoxal phosphate-dependent enzyme, which produces MTTEPTTANAEFAEPFLLGVLASGGLDADYVRGEGNTLYRRGEDGQEIPVLDFVGGYGSLMLGHNNPEINAYAKELLDAQTPVHAQFSRHPYANDVAEVLNRILQRERGDDEQYYAIFANSGAEAVEAAMKHAELDRGLRLAALTEEISAHVEEVLTRVTAGEATVAPGVAASIEDLVTEVVARNEAQAARQPVFLVPEGGFHGKLAGSVQLTHNEGYRLPFKALAAQSRFVPRDQPGALRKIIDEERAQLLDLVVEGGQVQVVERDFPLFVAFVLEPVLGEGGIHELTVEFAREIQEVCAEASIPLVIDEVQTGMGRTGSFLAATRLGLRGDYYTLAKSLGGGIAKAAVMLVRKPLYHGQFELAHSSTFAKDSFSCFIALKVLEIMERGDGEVYRRAAERGEKLLAMLRAVRDDFPEAVKEVRGRGLMLGLEFHDQSDSASEPLRAVAQSGFFGYFVSGHILRAHRIRTFPTSSAVNTLRFEPSVYLTDEEIDRLEAALRDVCVIIRDTDGASLAPVA
- a CDS encoding FAD-binding protein; this translates as MTGVSRRVFMRNTAAAGGAAIALGGWAGEAFAAEPTAAAGIASSQLVTVTPSDPRYASLVAGANGRWVGTPNYVLVASTADQVVQAVQETLDKGLRFAVRSGGHCYEDFTSNANIRVLIDISAMTGISHDTARGAIAVDAGAQLGSVYQTLYTNWGVTIPGGTCPTVSVGGHIPGGGYGPLARSHGVTVDHLYAVEVVHVDAGGVARKVVATREANDPNRELWWAHTGAGGGSYGIVTRYWFRSPTATGNDPTTLLPKAPRELIVSEVAFSWNGMTEAAFTRLLRNFTAWHEANASATSPYAKLFSAIKPRHKLAGEFLMSSQIDTALPNADALLDNYLAAIVAGTGLTYRVDTRKRVDWLYNVLNWPGLGGSGFEGKGRFKAKSAYLRRTMPDAQIKAFYKHLTRTDYNNSAALVEIAGYGGAANLPASSATATAQRDSIIKMLFVNLWATQAEDAANLAWIREFYRDVFAATGGVPRPGGVNDGAFINYADADLADPALNTSGIGWEPLYFKDGYCRLQAAKNKWDPKNVFRHTLSIRNV